One Leptospirales bacterium DNA segment encodes these proteins:
- a CDS encoding ATP-binding protein — translation MWLQRLLRGRTLARDLALALMAAVSLTLAILGLVVYLVLAADQEMRLSERTAERADRLAEVLSLPMWNLDEDSIRRIGRAYSDSSDIARIEVRDESGAVYDFGPQPAPGSDFVVEREIRLRDQRLGQVRVFVTRNSVRNLRLTLFSATMAFVAASIATILIVTNFLLRRLLLAPLAPVKRGLQLLSEGAYQHRIEPSQRLDVDEIIAGINTMAERIQKRDAELRESERKYRFLVEDSGDIIFALNAAGEIATINQAVRRLLGRSISSTIGIPFVDLLYRSGTIRDLLRMEQIVQTFQQLSAEKPSIKVNLELGTAQNEPREMIVQFERVTDESGATLTFGKAMAPFENLLAKHTERESRRFVIGNYVSMADLVLDAITSNLSRYCDEDTAYAVKAGVKEMLMNAIEHGNLAISFDEKHRSTSEGTHFQLIKQRQQHPDYRKRTVTVVYSLRPERVLFVIRDQGAGFDHRTALQREQVDADRYHGRGILLTRQVFDVIRYNETGNQVTLMKRFGPPRDEARNSNAA, via the coding sequence ATGTGGCTGCAGCGACTGCTGCGCGGCAGGACCCTGGCCCGCGATCTGGCGCTGGCGCTGATGGCCGCAGTTTCGCTGACGCTGGCGATCCTGGGGCTGGTCGTTTATCTGGTGCTGGCCGCAGATCAGGAAATGCGTCTCAGTGAGCGCACCGCGGAACGCGCCGACCGTCTGGCCGAAGTGCTCTCGTTGCCGATGTGGAACCTGGATGAGGACTCCATTCGGCGCATTGGTCGCGCTTATTCCGATTCCAGCGACATAGCTCGCATTGAGGTGCGCGATGAGAGCGGCGCTGTTTACGATTTCGGACCGCAACCGGCGCCTGGCTCGGACTTTGTCGTAGAGCGAGAGATCCGGCTGCGCGACCAGCGTCTTGGCCAGGTCCGCGTCTTTGTGACGCGCAACTCAGTGCGCAATTTGCGCCTAACGCTGTTCAGCGCTACCATGGCCTTTGTCGCCGCTTCCATTGCAACCATCTTGATTGTGACAAATTTCTTACTGCGCCGACTGCTGCTGGCGCCCCTGGCCCCGGTCAAACGCGGCCTGCAGCTGCTGTCCGAGGGCGCCTACCAGCACCGCATCGAGCCCTCGCAGCGCCTTGACGTGGATGAGATCATCGCCGGCATCAACACAATGGCGGAGCGTATTCAGAAGCGCGACGCCGAACTGCGCGAATCAGAACGCAAGTACCGCTTTTTGGTAGAAGACTCCGGCGATATCATCTTTGCTTTGAATGCTGCCGGAGAAATCGCCACCATCAATCAAGCTGTCCGTCGCTTGCTGGGGCGAAGCATTTCTTCAACTATTGGAATTCCCTTTGTGGATTTGCTGTATCGCAGCGGAACGATTCGCGACCTCTTGCGCATGGAGCAGATTGTACAGACCTTTCAACAGCTGAGCGCCGAAAAGCCGTCGATCAAGGTCAATCTGGAGCTGGGCACGGCGCAGAATGAACCGCGCGAAATGATCGTACAATTTGAGCGCGTCACGGACGAGAGCGGGGCGACTCTAACCTTTGGCAAGGCCATGGCGCCCTTCGAAAACCTGCTGGCCAAGCACACCGAACGAGAATCGCGACGCTTTGTAATCGGCAACTATGTTTCGATGGCCGATCTGGTTCTGGATGCAATCACCTCGAACTTGAGTCGCTATTGTGACGAAGATACGGCCTACGCTGTGAAGGCTGGCGTCAAGGAGATGCTGATGAACGCCATTGAACACGGGAATCTGGCCATCAGCTTCGATGAAAAGCACCGCTCGACCAGCGAGGGCACCCACTTTCAGTTGATCAAGCAACGGCAGCAACACCCGGACTACCGAAAGCGCACTGTGACCGTAGTCTACTCCTTGCGACCCGAACGCGTGCTGTTTGTCATTCGCGACCAGGGCGCAGGCTTTGACCACCGTACGGCCTTGCAGCGCGAGCAGGTTGACGCCGATCGCTACCATGGCCGTGGCATACTGTTGACCCGCCAGGTATTTGATGTCATTCGCTACAATGAGACCGGCAATCAAGTAACCTTGATGAAACGCTTCGGTCCGCCCAGAGACGAGGCCCGCAATTCCAACGCCGCCTGA
- a CDS encoding transporter substrate-binding domain-containing protein yields the protein MSIRADLWCPFNCEAQGQQQGFMIDIAREAFALHGIQVDYALMNWARAIEETRDGKFSAIVGAYKSDAPDFIFPAEEIGRSRDIFMVQRGNRWRYRGPNSLAETKLGVVHEYGYGEEVDAYVEANRSNPDRIEVVYGDRGLDQNMRKLVLDRIGATVENETRMRYFLHRNPDIAAQVEAAGSPGVQQRTYIGFSPKRSDSAELAALLDDGIRQLRSSGRLARILEAYGLGDWK from the coding sequence GTGAGTATTCGCGCTGATCTGTGGTGTCCCTTCAATTGCGAGGCCCAGGGTCAACAGCAGGGCTTCATGATTGATATCGCCCGCGAGGCCTTTGCGCTGCATGGAATTCAAGTGGACTATGCCTTGATGAATTGGGCGCGCGCGATCGAAGAAACGCGCGACGGGAAATTTTCAGCTATTGTCGGCGCTTACAAATCGGATGCGCCGGACTTCATTTTCCCCGCGGAGGAGATTGGTCGATCGCGCGACATCTTTATGGTACAGCGCGGCAACCGCTGGCGCTACCGCGGCCCTAACAGCCTGGCAGAGACAAAACTGGGCGTGGTCCACGAGTACGGCTACGGCGAAGAGGTGGACGCCTACGTCGAAGCAAACCGAAGCAATCCTGATCGCATCGAGGTTGTATACGGCGACCGCGGTCTTGACCAGAATATGCGCAAACTGGTTCTGGATCGCATTGGCGCTACGGTCGAGAATGAAACCAGGATGCGCTATTTCCTTCACCGCAATCCTGACATCGCCGCACAGGTGGAAGCGGCCGGTTCGCCGGGCGTCCAGCAGCGCACTTACATTGGCTTTTCGCCAAAGCGTTCGGATTCCGCTGAGCTGGCGGCGCTGCTGGATGATGGCATCCGCCAGCTGCGAAGCAGCGGCCGCCTGGCCAGGATTCTGGAAGCCTACGGCCTCGGAGACTGGAAGTAG
- a CDS encoding NADP-dependent oxidoreductase yields the protein MKAIQFANFGEPDVLKLVELAQPEPGEGEVLVRVRAAGVNPVDFKIRRGRLEGFLPSKLPAIPGWDMAGDIVSRGHGASRFEAGDAVFGYCRRPWIEKGCYTEYMAVPECYLARKPAPLSYEQAAAVPLAGLTAYQSLFDAGKLQRGQRLAVLGGSGGVGSFALQLGRLTGAHVTAVASERNHAYMKELGANECVSYDQSDWLPALKSRGLFDLVFDCVGGELTEKAYDLCKSGGALVSILKSAAGTLAADKGIRHEYVFVAPSARQLEILREHFEHGRLQAPALETLPLSEAVRAHEQIEKLHTRGKIVLQIG from the coding sequence ATGAAGGCAATTCAATTTGCGAACTTTGGCGAGCCAGATGTTTTGAAACTGGTCGAACTCGCACAGCCAGAGCCGGGCGAAGGCGAGGTGCTGGTTCGCGTTCGCGCTGCTGGCGTCAATCCAGTTGACTTCAAGATTCGTCGCGGCAGACTGGAAGGCTTTTTGCCAAGCAAACTGCCGGCAATCCCTGGCTGGGATATGGCTGGCGATATTGTTTCCCGCGGGCATGGCGCCTCGCGCTTTGAGGCGGGCGACGCTGTCTTTGGCTACTGCCGTCGACCCTGGATCGAGAAGGGATGCTATACGGAGTACATGGCTGTACCGGAATGTTACCTGGCGCGTAAGCCGGCGCCGCTCAGTTACGAGCAAGCGGCGGCCGTGCCGCTGGCCGGACTTACCGCTTATCAGTCGCTCTTTGATGCCGGCAAATTGCAGCGAGGTCAACGGCTGGCGGTTCTGGGCGGCAGCGGCGGCGTGGGCAGCTTTGCTCTGCAGCTGGGTCGATTGACCGGCGCGCATGTGACGGCCGTGGCCAGCGAGCGCAACCACGCCTACATGAAGGAGCTTGGCGCAAATGAGTGCGTCTCCTACGACCAAAGCGATTGGCTCCCGGCATTGAAAAGCCGCGGCCTTTTTGATCTGGTCTTTGACTGCGTTGGCGGCGAGCTTACGGAAAAGGCCTACGATTTGTGCAAGAGCGGCGGCGCACTGGTCTCCATTCTCAAAAGCGCAGCGGGTACGCTGGCTGCAGATAAGGGCATACGCCATGAATATGTTTTCGTAGCCCCCAGCGCTCGCCAGCTGGAAATACTGCGCGAGCACTTTGAGCATGGCCGACTGCAAGCGCCGGCGCTGGAGACCTTGCCGCTCAGCGAGGCGGTGCGCGCTCACGAGCAGATCGAGAAGCTGCACACGCGCGGAAAGATTGTATTGCAAATCGGTTGA
- a CDS encoding ABC-F family ATP-binding cassette domain-containing protein, with protein MNLISLDSLGHSSGDRALFSDLSVGIDEDEHVALIGANGAGKSTLLAIVFGASEPERGRVVRKRDLHMALLRQRPEFAAGQRVGDILIATEVSSETARRRHTVLQGLGAPSPERVLSELSGGELRKAELARVLLSGAELLLLDEPTNHLDVDSILWLEAYLRDFPGAFLLVTHDRYFLDRVVHRILELDRGKMHQTRGSYSDYLEARAAREAALALNERQARSFLRKESEWLRRQPKARGTKQKARIDRIRAVEERDRPQQKRSLQLESDGQRLGNKILELKDIGKRFGARSVFSGFTRYFREGERLGIAGPNGAGKSTLLAVIGGRLAPDEGEVIVGVNTRIAYFDQQSMEMPEEQKVIDFVQTQGTERFNSPAGARSQAARLLEQFLFDENQQYVQIKQLSGGERRRLQLVCLLMHNPNFLILDEPTNDLDIDTLSALEEFLEQFRGVVLAVSHDRYFMDRVVDELLILDGQSDEIAGHVGPLSEYLAQRSEQVTMLSEDRAGVADLQRATEKDRKVGPKIAPQERRRQVQALERRIAALEEEERSLRNTLSGGETLAERIAAAAQRHPEVERELAELLERWSELAG; from the coding sequence ATGAACCTGATCTCGCTCGATTCCCTGGGACATAGCAGCGGCGACCGGGCGCTATTCAGCGACTTATCCGTCGGGATCGACGAAGACGAGCATGTGGCTTTGATCGGCGCCAATGGCGCCGGCAAGTCGACCCTGCTCGCCATTGTCTTTGGCGCAAGCGAGCCCGAGCGCGGCAGGGTAGTTCGAAAGCGCGATTTGCATATGGCGCTCTTGAGGCAGCGTCCCGAGTTTGCCGCTGGCCAGCGCGTCGGCGACATACTGATTGCAACTGAGGTCTCCAGCGAGACGGCGCGACGCCGGCATACGGTACTGCAGGGCCTGGGCGCGCCGTCGCCGGAGCGGGTCCTCTCCGAACTTTCGGGCGGCGAACTGCGCAAGGCGGAATTGGCCAGGGTATTGCTCAGCGGCGCCGAGCTGCTACTACTCGATGAACCCACCAACCATCTCGATGTGGACAGCATCCTCTGGCTGGAAGCCTATCTGCGAGATTTCCCGGGCGCCTTCCTGCTGGTAACTCACGATCGCTATTTTCTGGATCGCGTTGTTCATCGTATACTGGAGCTGGATCGCGGCAAGATGCATCAGACGCGCGGCAGTTACAGCGATTACCTGGAAGCGCGAGCCGCTCGCGAAGCGGCGCTGGCCCTGAACGAACGGCAAGCGCGCAGCTTTTTGCGCAAAGAAAGCGAATGGCTGCGACGACAGCCGAAAGCTCGGGGTACGAAGCAGAAGGCGCGCATCGATCGCATTCGAGCCGTGGAAGAACGCGATCGCCCGCAGCAAAAGCGCTCGTTGCAGCTGGAAAGCGATGGCCAGCGTCTGGGCAATAAGATCCTGGAACTGAAAGACATCGGCAAACGATTTGGCGCGCGCTCTGTATTTTCCGGCTTCACGCGCTACTTTCGAGAGGGCGAACGTCTGGGGATTGCCGGGCCCAATGGCGCCGGCAAGAGTACGCTTCTGGCTGTGATCGGCGGGCGACTGGCGCCGGACGAAGGCGAAGTCATTGTCGGCGTCAATACACGCATCGCCTACTTCGACCAGCAGAGCATGGAAATGCCGGAAGAACAGAAGGTCATTGATTTTGTGCAGACCCAGGGAACCGAACGCTTCAACTCGCCGGCCGGCGCCCGTTCACAGGCGGCGCGCCTGCTGGAACAATTCTTATTCGACGAGAACCAACAATATGTACAGATCAAACAGCTGTCCGGCGGCGAGCGGCGAAGACTGCAATTGGTCTGCCTCTTGATGCACAACCCGAATTTTTTGATTCTCGACGAACCGACCAACGATCTGGATATCGATACCCTGAGTGCGCTGGAAGAATTTCTCGAGCAATTCCGCGGCGTCGTACTGGCTGTATCGCATGATCGCTACTTCATGGATCGTGTTGTCGATGAACTGCTGATCCTCGATGGTCAGAGCGACGAGATCGCCGGTCATGTCGGCCCTCTTAGCGAGTATCTGGCCCAGCGCTCCGAGCAAGTAACGATGTTGTCTGAAGACAGAGCGGGCGTCGCCGATCTACAGCGCGCCACTGAAAAGGATCGAAAAGTCGGACCAAAGATTGCGCCGCAGGAGCGTCGTCGTCAGGTGCAGGCTCTGGAGCGACGCATTGCAGCGCTGGAAGAAGAGGAGCGCAGCCTGCGCAACACGCTTTCCGGCGGCGAGACGCTGGCCGAGCGCATTGCCGCTGCTGCACAGCGCCATCCCGAGGTAGAGCGCGAGCTGGCCGAATTACTGGAACGGTGGTCGGAATTGGCCGGCTAA
- a CDS encoding cation:proton antiporter, with the protein MLDYLRNQLQLPVSDPVLIFAIVLFVILAAPALARRLRVPGIIGLILAGAVIGPHGFHLLDRDASIELFAAVGLLYIMFLAGLEVDLNDFKKNRYRSLVFGLLTFSIPMLLGIALSRALNFGWPTSILVASMFASHTLLAYPLVSRMGVARAESVGVTIGGTLITDTAALLALAVVAGGASGELTPVFWLRLLLTIGVVGAITVWAFPLLGRIFYKYVEDEVAHYTFALGAVFLSAFVAHVGGLEPIIGALLAGLALNRLIPHTSPLMNRIEFIGNALFIPFFLIGVGMLVDFRALFAGWDTLLLAAAMIVVAVASKWLAAFATQRIFRFSAADRGMIFGLSTARAAATLAVALVGFDLGILDARVLNGAVLLILATSILSSIAVERSARKLALQTESLPDSGGRQQKILTPIADPRTIGALISLSLMIKAPDNHDPIYALAVVRDDEEARQRVVATEKMLQGAARLASASGQQAKIITRIDLNAALGILRAANELAATDIVLGWNAAPSAAARLFGSVLDGVLARASQTVLVTRIVQPLNTVKRMATIIPENAESEAGFEHWLRSMMRLSRQLGRDISFYGPASGLNAIQGLLHSWRFRGQAHYHPMSSWQNLNDLLSTLGPDDLLVFVASREGGVSYQRHMETAPQHVIQNLHQSNVIILYPEQDRSADTWLEPGAPPPGVLLDSLEKLRAAGRWLRRHS; encoded by the coding sequence ATGCTCGACTACCTGCGCAACCAGCTGCAACTGCCGGTCAGCGATCCGGTATTGATCTTTGCCATCGTGCTATTTGTGATTCTGGCCGCACCGGCCCTTGCCCGTCGCCTGCGCGTTCCGGGCATCATCGGTCTCATTCTGGCCGGCGCCGTTATTGGCCCCCACGGCTTTCATCTGCTGGATCGCGACGCCAGCATCGAACTATTTGCTGCCGTTGGTTTGCTCTATATTATGTTTCTGGCCGGCCTTGAAGTCGACCTTAACGACTTCAAGAAGAACCGCTATCGCAGTCTGGTCTTTGGCCTGCTGACTTTTTCCATCCCAATGTTGCTGGGCATCGCCCTGTCGCGGGCCCTGAACTTTGGCTGGCCGACTTCCATTCTGGTCGCCAGCATGTTTGCCTCGCATACTTTGCTGGCTTATCCATTGGTCAGCCGCATGGGAGTGGCGCGGGCGGAGTCCGTCGGCGTAACCATTGGCGGAACATTGATTACTGATACGGCTGCCCTGCTGGCTCTGGCCGTGGTCGCCGGCGGGGCCAGCGGCGAGCTCACTCCGGTCTTCTGGCTGCGGCTGCTGCTAACAATCGGCGTGGTCGGCGCCATCACCGTCTGGGCTTTTCCTTTGCTTGGACGAATCTTCTACAAGTACGTAGAAGATGAGGTAGCCCATTACACCTTTGCTCTGGGCGCGGTATTTCTTTCAGCCTTTGTCGCCCACGTCGGGGGACTGGAACCTATCATTGGGGCCTTGCTTGCGGGCCTGGCGCTCAACCGACTGATCCCGCATACCTCGCCGTTGATGAATCGCATTGAGTTCATCGGCAACGCGCTGTTTATTCCCTTTTTTCTGATCGGCGTCGGCATGCTTGTAGATTTTCGCGCGCTGTTTGCCGGCTGGGATACGTTGCTGCTGGCGGCGGCAATGATTGTCGTGGCCGTGGCCAGCAAGTGGCTGGCAGCCTTTGCCACTCAGAGAATCTTTCGCTTCAGCGCCGCCGATCGCGGCATGATCTTTGGCCTTTCCACGGCGCGCGCCGCCGCCACGCTGGCCGTCGCTCTGGTCGGCTTTGATCTGGGCATTCTTGATGCCAGAGTGCTCAATGGCGCGGTGCTGCTGATTCTGGCCACGTCCATTCTCAGTTCCATCGCTGTAGAACGCTCGGCGCGCAAGCTGGCGCTGCAGACAGAGTCGCTGCCGGATAGCGGCGGTCGGCAGCAAAAGATCCTGACGCCCATTGCCGATCCGCGTACGATTGGCGCGCTGATCAGTCTGTCCTTAATGATCAAGGCGCCGGACAATCACGATCCAATTTACGCACTGGCGGTGGTGCGCGACGATGAAGAAGCGCGCCAGCGCGTGGTAGCAACAGAAAAGATGCTGCAAGGCGCGGCGCGATTGGCTTCCGCTTCCGGGCAGCAGGCCAAAATCATTACGCGCATCGATTTGAATGCTGCGCTTGGCATCCTGCGCGCCGCCAATGAATTGGCAGCGACGGATATCGTCCTTGGCTGGAACGCGGCCCCCTCTGCGGCGGCGCGCCTCTTTGGCAGCGTGCTGGACGGCGTGCTGGCCCGGGCCAGCCAGACGGTGCTGGTAACGCGCATCGTTCAGCCGCTCAATACCGTAAAGCGCATGGCAACGATCATTCCCGAAAACGCCGAAAGCGAGGCCGGCTTTGAACACTGGCTGCGCAGTATGATGCGATTGTCGCGGCAGCTGGGGCGTGACATCAGCTTCTATGGACCGGCTTCAGGCCTCAACGCCATTCAAGGCCTGTTGCATAGCTGGCGCTTCAGGGGGCAGGCGCACTACCATCCCATGTCCAGCTGGCAAAATCTGAATGACCTGTTGTCCACGCTGGGACCCGACGATCTGCTGGTCTTTGTCGCTTCGCGCGAGGGCGGCGTATCCTACCAGCGACATATGGAAACCGCGCCCCAACATGTGATCCAGAATTTGCATCAGTCCAACGTCATCATTCTTTATCCGGAGCAGGATCGCAGCGCCGACACGTGGTTGGAGCCGGGCGCCCCGCCGCCCGGCGTATTGCTCGACAGTCTGGAAAAATTGCGCGCCGCTGGACGCTGGCTACGGCGCCATAGCTGA
- a CDS encoding methylated-DNA--[protein]-cysteine S-methyltransferase, with protein MDRPTQKSAAGEAAVWRALDWLEGGLQQGQRFSLGQLAAHVGLSEFHLQRRFRQAVGLSPRRYQEKRRLQQFKQSLRSGEDVLAAALDAGFDSLRRPYELAPRELGMSPGAYRRGGRGLQLRYCLFSSPLGRALLAASERGICALYLGDGDVPLQAELLAEFCQAELLRSDSELQSERAVVLAYLGGQRRDLDLNVDLIGAEFQRRVWDALRQVPYGQTRSYAAIAASIGQPRASRAVAGACAANRIALIIPCHRVVGSDGALRGYRWHPDRKRRLLELEKGPGSLP; from the coding sequence ATGGACAGACCAACGCAAAAATCTGCGGCCGGCGAGGCCGCCGTTTGGCGGGCGCTGGACTGGCTGGAAGGCGGTCTGCAGCAGGGCCAGCGCTTCAGCCTTGGCCAGCTGGCGGCCCACGTGGGGCTCAGCGAATTTCATTTGCAGCGCCGTTTCCGCCAGGCTGTCGGCCTATCGCCGCGTCGCTATCAGGAGAAGCGTCGCCTGCAACAATTCAAGCAATCGCTGCGCAGCGGCGAGGACGTGCTGGCGGCAGCGCTCGACGCCGGCTTTGACTCGCTGCGCCGTCCTTACGAACTTGCGCCGCGCGAGCTGGGCATGAGCCCCGGCGCCTACCGTCGCGGCGGACGGGGACTGCAACTCCGCTACTGCCTGTTTTCGTCGCCGCTGGGGCGCGCGCTCTTAGCGGCCAGCGAGCGAGGAATCTGTGCGCTGTACCTGGGCGATGGCGATGTCCCGCTGCAAGCGGAGCTGCTGGCCGAGTTCTGCCAGGCGGAGCTGCTGCGCTCCGACAGCGAGCTGCAATCGGAACGGGCCGTGGTCCTTGCCTATCTAGGCGGGCAACGCCGTGATCTGGACCTGAATGTTGATCTGATCGGGGCCGAGTTTCAACGTCGCGTCTGGGATGCCCTGCGCCAGGTTCCCTACGGTCAAACGCGCAGCTACGCGGCCATTGCCGCCAGCATCGGCCAGCCGCGCGCCAGTCGGGCGGTGGCCGGGGCCTGCGCCGCCAATCGCATTGCCCTGATCATTCCCTGTCATCGAGTGGTTGGCAGCGACGGCGCCCTGCGCGGCTACCGCTGGCATCCCGATCGCAAGCGGCGCTTGCTCGAACTTGAAAAAGGCCCGGGCTCTTTGCCTTGA
- a CDS encoding patatin-like phospholipase family protein, whose amino-acid sequence MALRYEKKKYRRALVLSGGGARGAYQVGVWKFLLSMGWKPDLVCGTSVGAINAVGIGCGQNLEELIQIWKTIERGKVYRVSLLTQIIQFFTRRSFTPVMDTAPLKAFLQERFNLPQLRKSDIEIVIAAVNILTSQLKFFNHRVIDLEHVMASSAIPILFPWQYIDGVPHWDGGVMMNTPILPALERGASEIIVVLLSPVGGGRLPLPRNRRQALERVFEQSLNGSYEAFMSHLAWNFKMGRGGVFRRLTRGFLNVDGLRVATVAPERMLGFGSIMNFSQRQADQLIHEGYTDAKNQLASFFGLSDDPY is encoded by the coding sequence GTGGCGCTACGCTACGAAAAGAAGAAATACCGCCGCGCTCTGGTGTTGTCCGGCGGAGGCGCTCGCGGGGCCTATCAGGTTGGAGTCTGGAAGTTCCTGCTGAGCATGGGCTGGAAGCCCGATCTGGTCTGCGGCACTTCGGTAGGCGCCATCAACGCAGTGGGCATCGGCTGCGGCCAGAATCTGGAAGAGCTGATCCAAATCTGGAAGACAATTGAGCGCGGCAAAGTGTACCGCGTATCGCTGCTGACGCAGATCATTCAATTCTTTACGCGACGCAGCTTTACTCCGGTGATGGATACTGCGCCGCTCAAGGCTTTCTTGCAAGAGCGCTTCAACCTGCCTCAGCTGCGCAAGAGCGATATCGAAATCGTAATCGCTGCAGTGAACATTCTGACCAGTCAGTTGAAATTCTTCAACCATCGCGTCATCGATCTGGAACATGTGATGGCTTCCAGCGCCATACCCATTCTGTTTCCCTGGCAGTACATTGATGGCGTACCGCACTGGGACGGCGGCGTCATGATGAACACGCCCATTCTGCCGGCGCTGGAGCGCGGGGCCAGCGAGATCATTGTAGTCTTGCTCAGTCCGGTAGGCGGCGGACGTCTGCCTCTGCCGCGCAACCGCCGTCAGGCCCTGGAGCGCGTCTTTGAGCAATCGCTGAACGGCAGCTATGAGGCCTTCATGTCGCACCTTGCCTGGAATTTCAAGATGGGTCGCGGCGGCGTTTTTCGGCGCTTGACGCGCGGCTTCCTGAATGTCGACGGACTGCGCGTGGCAACAGTGGCGCCGGAGCGCATGCTTGGGTTTGGCTCGATCATGAATTTCAGTCAACGCCAGGCGGATCAATTGATCCATGAAGGCTATACGGACGCCAAAAATCAGCTGGCCAGCTTCTTTGGTCTGAGCGACGATCCCTATTGA
- a CDS encoding FapA family protein, producing the protein MTQPPPTTVEVSGNEIRKELQISPDGMEARLLVRSQQPVGLTFDEVMDLLNSHKIVFGIDHVQIRRQLDEFARGTNHHHFESVLARGLPPSPGQDGKVEVLIPPPPPVTIDEHGRADYRNVMRYRMVEKGQALARLFPPIPGKAGMDIFGEEVEPPAPKRADIVDGPNVQILTGSNEIVARVRGVFVHEKNRIDVNPILQIPGNVGLESGNVNYDGHVRIGNTIERAAEAYCTGDMEVGGAMESGQVRVGGSLTVRKGINTRHEGQVFVGGDLAATYIDNSVVTVERDVQVYKSIISSQVLCYGNVSVAGSNSALAGGELTAYGSVTADNIGSRTETPTKINLGVHVRNMQYYKLHIKELEDTERDHEKLRDDVAKIKNYITRMRGQVPVDKQAQFRAVYHRYKELVELRERLGKQIAEFRESRFNPAEVRVIARQAIYPGVEIHYRDAIEKITVMQTRVVLRFVPGMLKVQMEAWKG; encoded by the coding sequence ATGACGCAGCCACCTCCGACAACGGTTGAAGTCTCTGGCAATGAGATTCGCAAGGAACTGCAGATCAGCCCCGACGGAATGGAGGCTCGTCTGCTGGTGCGCTCCCAGCAGCCTGTCGGCCTGACCTTTGATGAGGTCATGGACCTGCTGAACAGTCACAAGATCGTTTTTGGCATTGATCACGTACAGATTCGCCGGCAGCTGGACGAGTTTGCCCGCGGGACCAATCACCACCATTTTGAATCGGTCCTGGCGCGCGGGTTGCCGCCAAGCCCTGGCCAGGATGGCAAGGTGGAAGTTCTGATTCCGCCGCCGCCGCCGGTCACCATTGATGAACATGGCCGCGCCGACTACCGCAACGTGATGCGCTACCGTATGGTAGAAAAGGGCCAGGCGCTGGCCAGGCTCTTTCCGCCCATTCCAGGCAAAGCGGGGATGGACATCTTTGGCGAAGAGGTCGAGCCGCCGGCGCCCAAACGAGCGGATATTGTCGATGGCCCCAACGTACAGATTTTGACTGGCTCCAATGAAATTGTGGCGCGCGTCCGCGGCGTCTTTGTTCACGAAAAAAATCGCATTGATGTAAATCCGATTCTACAGATCCCCGGCAACGTCGGCCTGGAATCCGGAAACGTAAACTACGATGGCCACGTGCGCATTGGCAATACCATCGAGCGCGCCGCCGAGGCCTACTGCACCGGCGATATGGAAGTGGGCGGCGCCATGGAAAGCGGCCAGGTGCGCGTTGGCGGAAGTTTGACGGTGCGCAAAGGCATCAACACGCGCCATGAGGGGCAGGTATTTGTTGGCGGCGATCTGGCGGCTACCTACATCGATAACTCTGTCGTGACGGTGGAGCGCGACGTTCAAGTTTACAAATCGATCATCTCCAGTCAGGTTCTGTGCTATGGCAATGTGAGCGTAGCGGGCTCCAATTCGGCGCTGGCCGGCGGCGAGCTGACCGCATATGGCTCGGTGACAGCGGACAACATTGGATCGCGGACAGAGACGCCGACCAAAATCAATCTGGGCGTCCATGTCCGTAACATGCAGTACTACAAACTGCATATTAAAGAGTTGGAGGACACAGAGCGCGACCATGAGAAGTTGCGCGATGATGTTGCCAAGATCAAGAACTACATCACGAGAATGCGCGGGCAGGTGCCGGTGGACAAGCAGGCCCAATTTCGCGCCGTCTACCATCGCTACAAGGAACTGGTGGAGCTGCGCGAGCGCCTGGGAAAACAGATTGCCGAGTTCCGCGAGTCGCGATTCAATCCGGCCGAGGTGCGCGTCATAGCCAGACAGGCCATCTATCCCGGCGTTGAGATTCACTACCGCGACGCCATTGAAAAGATTACGGTGATGCAGACGCGCGTGGTGCTGCGTTTCGTTCCAGGGATGCTGAAGGTGCAGATGGAGGCGTGGAAGGGTTGA
- a CDS encoding helix-turn-helix domain-containing protein, with amino-acid sequence MSPDPQEIKKMAAVFQALANPNRLRLYLEIVERQEQRIHARGKCYLSDIVRGLSVGSPTVSHHVRELARAELISTERIGKQLACSANPATRRRLLAFLKNKPQGALRLPR; translated from the coding sequence ATGTCGCCCGATCCTCAGGAAATCAAGAAGATGGCTGCCGTATTTCAGGCCCTTGCCAACCCCAATCGCCTGCGCCTCTACCTGGAAATCGTGGAGCGCCAGGAGCAGCGCATCCACGCCCGCGGCAAATGTTATCTATCGGACATTGTGCGCGGGCTGAGCGTCGGGTCGCCTACTGTTTCGCATCACGTGCGCGAACTGGCTCGCGCCGAATTGATCAGTACCGAACGCATCGGCAAGCAGTTAGCCTGCAGCGCCAATCCAGCCACGCGCCGCCGGCTGCTTGCCTTTCTAAAAAACAAGCCACAGGGCGCCTTGCGGTTGCCGCGATAG